The proteins below are encoded in one region of Streptomyces cyanogenus:
- a CDS encoding ABC transporter substrate-binding protein, producing MMRRRTTLLTSCTALALALGATACGGGPVSAGGGDKALSGQTVTVAGVWSGSEQKNFQKVLDAFTEKTGAKTQFVSTGDNVSTVVGSKIEGGNAPDVVMVPQVGVLQQFAKKGWLKPLSPTARQTIDAGYAPVWQKYGSVDGTLYGLYFKAAHKSTVWYSPDALTQAGVETPKTYADLLKAGHTVSDSGLAAFAVAGQDGWTLTDWFENVYLSQAGPEKYDALAAHKLKWTDPTVVKALTTLGKLFKDKQLIAGGQKGALNTDFPGSVEKVFGPKPEAGMVYEGDFVAGVAHDQYGRTVGKDANFFPFPAVDGGTAPVVSGGDAAVVLKDGKNAKAGMKLLEYLATPEAAAVWAKAGGFLSPNKKLNLSAYGDDVTRATAKSLVGAGDSVRFDMSDQAPAAFGGTKGAGEWKLLQDFLRDPSDPKGTAAKLEAAAAKAYQD from the coding sequence ATGATGCGACGACGTACGACCCTGCTCACGAGCTGCACCGCCCTGGCGCTCGCCCTCGGCGCCACCGCCTGCGGCGGCGGCCCCGTCTCCGCCGGTGGCGGCGACAAGGCCCTGAGCGGCCAGACCGTCACCGTGGCCGGCGTCTGGTCCGGCAGCGAGCAGAAGAACTTCCAGAAGGTCCTGGACGCGTTCACGGAGAAGACCGGCGCCAAGACCCAGTTCGTGTCGACCGGCGACAACGTCTCCACCGTCGTCGGCAGCAAGATCGAGGGCGGCAACGCACCCGACGTGGTGATGGTCCCGCAGGTCGGCGTCCTCCAGCAGTTCGCGAAGAAGGGCTGGCTCAAGCCGCTCTCGCCGACCGCACGGCAGACCATCGACGCCGGCTACGCCCCCGTGTGGCAGAAGTACGGCAGCGTCGACGGCACCCTCTACGGCCTCTACTTCAAGGCCGCCCACAAGTCGACGGTCTGGTACAGCCCCGACGCCCTCACCCAGGCCGGGGTCGAGACCCCGAAGACGTACGCCGACCTGCTCAAGGCCGGGCACACCGTCTCCGACTCCGGACTCGCCGCCTTCGCCGTCGCCGGACAGGACGGCTGGACCCTCACCGACTGGTTCGAGAACGTCTACCTCTCCCAGGCCGGCCCCGAGAAGTACGACGCCCTCGCCGCGCACAAGCTCAAGTGGACCGACCCCACCGTGGTCAAGGCGCTCACCACCCTCGGCAAGCTGTTCAAGGACAAGCAGCTGATCGCGGGCGGTCAGAAGGGGGCCCTGAACACCGACTTCCCCGGCTCCGTGGAGAAGGTCTTCGGGCCCAAGCCCGAGGCCGGCATGGTCTACGAGGGCGACTTCGTCGCCGGGGTCGCCCACGACCAGTACGGCCGGACCGTCGGCAAGGACGCGAACTTCTTCCCCTTCCCCGCGGTCGACGGCGGCACCGCACCGGTGGTCAGCGGCGGTGACGCGGCCGTCGTCCTCAAGGACGGCAAGAACGCCAAGGCCGGCATGAAGCTCCTGGAGTACCTCGCCACCCCCGAGGCCGCGGCCGTCTGGGCGAAGGCGGGCGGCTTCCTGTCCCCGAACAAGAAGCTGAACCTCTCCGCGTACGGCGACGACGTCACCCGTGCCACCGCCAAGTCCCTCGTCGGCGCCGGGGACTCGGTCCGCTTCGACATGTCCGACCAGGCGCCGGCGGCCTTCGGCGGCACCAAGGGGGCCGGCGAGTGGAAGCTCCTCCAGGACTTCCTGCGCGACCCGTCGGACCCGAAGGGCACCGCGGCGAAGCTGGAAGCCGCGGCGGCCAAGGCCTACCAGGACTGA
- the pgl gene encoding 6-phosphogluconolactonase, whose product MSTPQLVVHHDKELMAQAAAARLITKIVDAQASRGTASVVLTGGRNGNGLLAALAAAPARDAVDWGRLDLWWGDERYLPEGDPERNVTQARQALLDSVPLDPERVHAMPASDGPYGTDVDAAAEAYATELAKAAGPENHGAVPTFDVLMLGVGPDTHVASLFPELPAVRETERTVVGVHGAPKPPPTRISLTLPAIRAAREVWLLAAGEDKAEAAAIALSGAGEIQAPAAGAYGRSRTLWLLDSAAASQLPRSLYPPASP is encoded by the coding sequence GTGAGCACTCCGCAGCTGGTCGTCCACCACGACAAGGAGCTGATGGCGCAGGCCGCCGCGGCCCGCCTGATCACGAAGATCGTGGATGCGCAGGCCTCCCGGGGCACCGCGTCCGTGGTCCTCACAGGCGGCCGCAACGGCAACGGCCTGCTGGCCGCGCTGGCGGCGGCTCCCGCCCGGGACGCCGTCGACTGGGGCCGCCTGGACCTGTGGTGGGGCGACGAGCGCTACCTCCCCGAGGGCGACCCCGAGCGCAATGTCACGCAGGCCCGCCAGGCCCTGCTGGACTCGGTGCCGCTGGACCCGGAGCGCGTGCACGCCATGCCCGCCTCCGACGGCCCGTACGGTACGGACGTCGACGCGGCGGCCGAGGCGTACGCGACGGAGCTGGCGAAGGCGGCCGGCCCGGAGAACCATGGCGCGGTGCCCACCTTCGACGTCCTGATGCTGGGCGTCGGCCCGGACACCCATGTGGCCTCGCTCTTCCCGGAGCTGCCCGCGGTCCGGGAGACGGAGCGCACGGTGGTCGGCGTGCACGGCGCCCCGAAGCCCCCGCCGACCCGGATCTCCCTCACCCTCCCGGCGATCCGCGCGGCCCGTGAGGTCTGGCTCCTCGCGGCCGGCGAGGACAAGGCGGAGGCCGCGGCCATCGCCCTGTCGGGCGCGGGCGAGATCCAGGCGCCGGCGGCGGGCGCGTACGGCCGCTCGCGCACCCTGTGGCTCCTGGACTCGGCGGCGGCCTCCCAGCTGCCGAGGTCGCTGTATCCGCCGGCGTCTCCGTGA
- a CDS encoding PadR family transcriptional regulator, which translates to MRLPLLALLARGPAHGYELKQDLEQLLGAAYPQPNVGQIYVTLGRLEKTGLIAGEDVEQSSRPNKKVYHLTEAGREALRVWFEETEDEPRVRDEFFMKLALASQTGLADQIALINRQRRQYLNTMRDLSKLAAAENRDNRIAQLLIEGAMLHLQADLDWLERCQEELE; encoded by the coding sequence GTGCGCCTGCCCCTCCTGGCACTCCTCGCCCGCGGCCCGGCCCACGGCTACGAGCTGAAGCAGGACCTTGAGCAACTGCTGGGCGCCGCGTACCCTCAGCCGAACGTCGGCCAGATCTACGTCACCCTCGGCCGCCTGGAGAAAACCGGGCTGATCGCGGGCGAGGACGTCGAGCAGTCCAGCCGACCCAACAAGAAGGTCTACCACCTCACCGAGGCCGGGCGTGAGGCGCTGCGCGTCTGGTTCGAGGAGACCGAGGACGAGCCGCGGGTGCGGGACGAGTTCTTCATGAAGCTCGCCCTGGCCTCGCAGACCGGTCTCGCCGACCAGATCGCCCTCATCAACCGGCAGCGGCGCCAGTACCTCAACACCATGCGCGACCTGTCGAAACTGGCCGCGGCCGAGAACCGGGACAACCGAATCGCCCAGCTGCTGATCGAGGGCGCGATGCTGCACCTGCAGGCCGACCTCGACTGGCTGGAGCGGTGCCAGGAGGAACTGGAATGA
- a CDS encoding ABC transporter substrate-binding protein, whose translation MRWIHAAGRGLLVLVVILAGYVTSGARADETAGGGRGPLTLATAGDLTGYLGPLLQGWNRTHPGEKVTLVELPDSADETHAQMTTDLRGGDRGRFDVLNIDVDWTSEFAAAGWIRPLPRDRFPLDSFLPPVVDTATYDGRLYAVPYVTNAGLLLYRKDILAKEGVPPPRTWAELERDARTIAPKYGLDGYAGQFLPYEGLTVNAAEAVYSAGGTILGGEGTRVTVDSAAAREGIGFLARGLREGWIPKRALTYKEEESKQAFQDGGLLFLRNWPYAYAVASERGSKVAGRIGAVPLPGTDGPGTSVLGGSNLAVNTHARHPDSAARLIAYLTSAPVQRQVLTRGALPPVRAGLYEDPALIRRFPYLPTLRTAVLTARPRPKSPHYDQVSLAVQAVVQDALTGRQTPGQAVRRLARELDAIARR comes from the coding sequence ATGCGGTGGATACACGCCGCCGGTAGGGGCCTTCTGGTTCTCGTGGTGATCCTGGCCGGGTACGTCACCTCCGGCGCCCGCGCCGACGAGACCGCCGGCGGCGGGCGCGGCCCGCTCACCCTGGCCACCGCCGGTGACCTCACCGGCTATCTCGGCCCGCTGCTCCAGGGCTGGAACCGCACCCATCCCGGCGAGAAGGTCACCCTGGTCGAGCTGCCGGACTCCGCCGACGAGACGCACGCGCAGATGACGACCGACCTGCGCGGCGGCGACCGGGGCCGGTTCGACGTGCTGAACATCGACGTCGACTGGACCTCGGAGTTCGCGGCGGCCGGCTGGATCCGCCCGCTGCCCCGCGACCGCTTCCCGCTGGACAGCTTCCTCCCGCCGGTCGTCGACACGGCCACGTACGACGGCCGGCTGTATGCCGTCCCGTATGTCACGAATGCCGGACTTCTCCTGTATCGCAAGGACATCCTCGCCAAGGAGGGTGTGCCCCCTCCGCGCACCTGGGCCGAGCTGGAGCGCGATGCCAGGACCATCGCGCCGAAGTACGGACTCGACGGCTACGCGGGTCAGTTCCTGCCCTACGAGGGCCTGACCGTGAACGCGGCCGAGGCGGTGTACTCGGCGGGAGGCACCATCCTCGGCGGCGAGGGCACCCGTGTCACCGTCGACTCGGCCGCCGCCCGCGAGGGCATCGGCTTCCTCGCCCGCGGTCTGCGCGAGGGCTGGATCCCGAAGCGTGCGCTGACCTACAAGGAGGAGGAGTCCAAGCAGGCCTTCCAGGACGGCGGGCTGCTCTTCCTGCGCAACTGGCCCTATGCCTACGCCGTGGCCTCGGAACGGGGCTCGAAGGTCGCCGGCCGGATCGGCGCCGTACCGCTGCCCGGCACCGACGGGCCGGGGACGAGCGTCCTCGGCGGCTCCAACCTCGCGGTCAACACCCACGCCCGGCACCCGGACTCCGCCGCGCGTCTGATCGCCTACCTCACCAGCGCGCCCGTGCAGCGCCAGGTGCTCACGCGGGGCGCGCTGCCACCCGTGCGCGCCGGGCTCTACGAGGACCCCGCGCTCATCAGGCGCTTCCCCTATCTGCCGACCCTGCGCACGGCCGTCCTCACCGCCCGGCCGCGCCCCAAGAGCCCGCACTACGACCAGGTCAGCCTGGCCGTGCAGGCGGTCGTGCAGGACGCGCTCACCGGACGCCAGACGCCCGGGCAGGCCGTGCGCCGGCTGGCGCGCGAACTCGACGCCATCGCCCGTCGCTAG
- a CDS encoding carbohydrate ABC transporter permease codes for MNAIRRGLGSGLVQAFLVVIGLVWLTPLAGLFVSSLRSAQDTAKGGWWTALAGPGQLSFDNYAALLKNAGITQAFWNTVLISVPATTLVVVIAALAGYAFAWLDFPFREPLFLLVVALLVVPVQIGLLPVAKLFGALGLFGTIPGVVLFHVAYGLPFAVFLLRNYFADIPKEMLEAARMDGGSEWRIFTRLVLPVGRPAIASLAIFQFLWVWNDMLVALLFADSSSQPLTVQLQSQIRQFGSNIDVLAPGAFLSLIVPVVVFFAFQRHFVQGVMAGSVK; via the coding sequence ATGAACGCAATCAGGCGCGGCCTGGGCAGCGGCCTGGTGCAGGCCTTCCTGGTGGTCATCGGCCTGGTCTGGCTGACCCCGCTGGCCGGACTGTTCGTGTCCTCCCTGCGCTCGGCCCAGGACACCGCGAAGGGCGGCTGGTGGACGGCGCTGGCCGGCCCCGGCCAGCTGTCCTTCGACAACTACGCGGCGCTGCTGAAGAACGCGGGCATCACCCAGGCCTTCTGGAACACCGTGCTGATCTCGGTGCCGGCCACCACCCTGGTGGTGGTCATCGCGGCCCTCGCCGGATACGCCTTCGCCTGGCTGGACTTCCCGTTCCGGGAGCCCCTGTTCCTGCTGGTGGTGGCCCTGTTGGTGGTGCCGGTGCAGATCGGCCTGCTGCCCGTCGCCAAACTCTTCGGCGCGCTGGGCCTGTTCGGCACGATCCCCGGGGTCGTCCTCTTCCACGTCGCCTACGGCCTGCCCTTCGCCGTCTTCCTGCTCCGCAACTACTTCGCGGACATTCCGAAGGAGATGCTGGAGGCGGCCCGGATGGACGGCGGCAGCGAGTGGCGCATCTTCACCCGGCTGGTCCTGCCGGTGGGCCGCCCCGCGATCGCCTCGCTCGCCATCTTCCAGTTCCTGTGGGTCTGGAACGACATGCTGGTCGCCCTGCTCTTCGCGGACAGCTCCTCCCAGCCGCTGACCGTGCAACTCCAGTCCCAGATCCGCCAGTTCGGCAGCAACATCGACGTCCTGGCGCCGGGCGCCTTCCTGTCTCTGATCGTGCCGGTCGTGGTGTTCTTCGCCTTCCAGCGGCACTTCGTGCAGGGCGTGATGGCGGGGTCGGTGAAATAG
- a CDS encoding glycoside hydrolase family 13 protein — translation MNRHHWWRDAVIYQVYVRSFLDSTGDGIGDLAGVRAGLPYLKKLGVDGIWLSPFYPSPQHDHGYDVADYRDVDPVFGDLAEFDLLMGAARRLGIKVLLDIVPNHCSSEHPWFREALDSAPGSPARARFHFADGRGPDGSEPPNNWHAMFGGPAWTRVADGQWYLHMFTPEQPDWNWRNPEIPDEFDRVLRFWLDRGVDGFRIDVAAGLFKHPDLPDSDDPEADARTRDSVNPLAWNQPEVHEVWRRWRAICEEYGARDGRERLLVGEVSVPTAREHALYVRPDELHQAFFFDLLGAPWDADAFRKVITEAMQDIAGTGSTVTWVLNNHDQVRTVTRYGEPAPGGSGLGAARARAAALLMLALPGAAYIYQGEELGLPEVVDLPDDVLTDPIFRRTGSRARIRDGCRVPLPWSGQASPFGFTSGAEGAKPWLPQPEYFAEFATDRALADTRSFWHLYREGLHLRKTLPQLGEGPLEWLDTPPGVLAFARGDGLVCAVNFGTANAPAPVSGTPLLSSGPCPPGVLPGATAAWWLNDL, via the coding sequence TTGAACAGGCATCATTGGTGGCGGGACGCCGTGATCTACCAGGTCTACGTCCGCAGCTTCCTGGACAGCACCGGCGACGGCATCGGCGACCTCGCGGGCGTCCGGGCCGGGCTGCCGTACCTGAAGAAGCTCGGCGTCGACGGGATCTGGCTCAGCCCGTTCTACCCCTCGCCGCAGCACGACCACGGCTACGACGTGGCCGACTACCGCGACGTCGACCCGGTCTTCGGCGACCTCGCCGAGTTCGACCTGCTGATGGGGGCGGCCCGGCGGCTCGGCATCAAGGTGCTCCTCGACATCGTCCCCAACCACTGCTCCAGCGAGCACCCCTGGTTCCGCGAGGCCCTGGACAGCGCCCCCGGCAGCCCGGCCCGCGCCCGCTTCCACTTCGCCGACGGCCGCGGACCCGACGGCAGCGAGCCGCCCAACAACTGGCACGCCATGTTCGGCGGCCCGGCCTGGACCCGCGTCGCCGACGGCCAGTGGTACCTGCACATGTTCACGCCCGAGCAGCCCGACTGGAACTGGCGCAACCCCGAGATCCCCGACGAGTTCGACCGCGTCCTGCGGTTCTGGCTCGACCGGGGCGTGGACGGCTTCCGCATCGACGTCGCCGCCGGCCTGTTCAAGCACCCGGACCTCCCCGACTCCGACGACCCGGAGGCCGACGCCCGCACCCGCGACTCGGTCAACCCGCTCGCCTGGAACCAGCCCGAGGTGCACGAGGTGTGGCGCCGCTGGCGCGCCATCTGCGAGGAGTACGGCGCCCGGGACGGCCGCGAGCGCCTGCTCGTCGGCGAGGTCTCCGTGCCCACCGCCCGCGAACACGCCCTGTACGTCCGCCCCGACGAACTCCACCAGGCCTTCTTCTTCGACCTGCTCGGCGCCCCCTGGGACGCCGACGCCTTCCGCAAGGTCATCACCGAGGCCATGCAGGACATCGCCGGCACCGGCTCCACGGTCACCTGGGTCCTCAACAACCACGACCAGGTCCGCACCGTCACCCGCTACGGCGAACCGGCCCCCGGGGGCAGTGGCCTCGGCGCCGCCCGCGCCCGCGCCGCCGCACTGCTGATGCTGGCGCTGCCCGGAGCCGCGTACATCTACCAGGGCGAGGAACTGGGCCTGCCCGAGGTCGTCGACCTGCCCGACGACGTGCTCACCGACCCGATCTTCCGGCGCACCGGCAGCCGCGCCCGGATCCGCGACGGCTGCCGGGTGCCGCTGCCCTGGTCCGGGCAGGCCTCCCCGTTCGGCTTCACCTCGGGGGCCGAGGGCGCCAAGCCCTGGCTGCCGCAGCCCGAATACTTCGCCGAGTTCGCCACCGACCGCGCCCTCGCCGACACCCGCTCCTTCTGGCACCTCTACCGGGAGGGCCTGCACCTGCGCAAGACCCTTCCCCAGCTGGGCGAGGGCCCCCTGGAGTGGCTGGACACCCCGCCCGGCGTCCTCGCCTTCGCCCGCGGTGACGGCCTGGTCTGCGCCGTCAACTTCGGTACCGCCAACGCCCCCGCGCCGGTCTCCGGCACCCCCCTGCTGTCCAGCGGCCCGTGCCCGCCCGGCGTCCTGCCCGGCGCCACGGCGGCCTGGTGGCTGAACGACCTCTGA
- the opcA gene encoding glucose-6-phosphate dehydrogenase assembly protein OpcA, which translates to MKIDLTDTTAGEINKALVQGRRAIGTPAVGMVLTLVIVTDEENAYDALKAANDASREHPSRTLVVIKRVSRSPRDRTSSRLDAEVRVGAEAGTGETVVLRLYGEAADHADSVVLPLLLPDAPVVVWWPVNAPLDPAKDPLGALAQRRVTDSYAAEQPVRELSARASAYTPGDTDLSWTRITPWRSMLAAALDQVTCQVEAVEVEGEEFNPSCELLAMWLADRLDVPVKRSLSSGPGLTAVRMDTSQGPIVLDRADGSLATLSIEGQPARAVALKRRDTAELIAEELRRLDPDDTYASALRYGVERLHAVPQQASEAPAEPVAEPEPVEEAAKAPAKKAAAKTAKKAPARKAAAK; encoded by the coding sequence ATGAAGATAGACCTGACCGACACCACCGCCGGAGAGATCAACAAGGCGCTCGTGCAGGGCCGCCGCGCCATCGGCACGCCCGCCGTCGGCATGGTCCTCACCCTGGTCATCGTCACCGACGAGGAGAACGCCTACGACGCCCTGAAGGCCGCCAACGACGCCTCGCGCGAGCACCCCTCGCGCACGCTGGTGGTCATCAAGCGGGTCTCGCGTTCGCCGCGTGACCGTACGTCCTCGCGGCTGGATGCCGAGGTGCGGGTGGGCGCGGAGGCGGGCACCGGCGAGACGGTCGTGCTGCGGCTGTACGGCGAGGCCGCGGACCACGCCGACTCGGTGGTGCTGCCGCTGCTGCTGCCGGACGCCCCGGTGGTCGTGTGGTGGCCGGTGAACGCCCCGCTCGACCCGGCGAAGGACCCGCTGGGCGCGCTCGCCCAGCGCCGGGTCACCGACAGCTACGCCGCCGAGCAGCCGGTGCGGGAGCTGTCCGCCCGTGCCTCGGCCTACACGCCCGGCGACACCGACCTGTCCTGGACCCGGATCACGCCGTGGCGCTCGATGCTGGCGGCGGCCCTGGACCAGGTCACCTGTCAGGTGGAGGCCGTCGAGGTGGAGGGCGAGGAGTTCAACCCGAGCTGTGAGCTGCTGGCGATGTGGCTCGCGGACCGGCTGGACGTGCCCGTGAAGCGTTCGCTGTCCTCCGGTCCGGGTCTGACGGCGGTCCGCATGGACACCAGCCAGGGCCCGATCGTGCTGGACCGGGCCGACGGCTCGCTGGCCACGCTGTCCATCGAGGGCCAGCCGGCCCGCGCGGTGGCGCTGAAGCGGCGGGACACCGCCGAGCTGATCGCGGAGGAGCTGCGCCGGCTGGACCCGGACGACACCTACGCGTCGGCGCTGCGTTACGGCGTGGAGCGGCTGCACGCGGTTCCGCAGCAGGCGTCCGAGGCCCCGGCCGAACCGGTCGCGGAACCGGAACCGGTCGAGGAGGCGGCCAAGGCCCCCGCGAAGAAGGCGGCGGCCAAGACCGCGAAGAAGGCACCGGCGAGGAAGGCGGCGGCGAAGTGA
- a CDS encoding ABC transporter ATP-binding protein, with amino-acid sequence MTEHPAPVLRAEGLVKTHHGEGAPAHAVRGVDLNVARGEFVAITGPSGAGKSTLLHLLGGLQRPDAGSVWLDGRCTDSFSEARWAVERRKAIGIVFQFFNLVSNLSVADNVELPALLAGVPPKKARAEREALLAELGLEGKERSMPGELSGGEQQRVALARALVNHPPLLLADEPAGSLDSKGTREVMRLLSRFHARGQSIVLVTHDARLASAADRVISFFDGRIADDATLDATPSPRRGGISGVLELRD; translated from the coding sequence ATGACCGAGCACCCCGCTCCGGTGCTGCGCGCCGAGGGTCTGGTGAAGACCCACCACGGCGAGGGCGCACCCGCGCACGCCGTGCGCGGGGTGGATCTGAACGTGGCCCGGGGCGAGTTCGTGGCGATCACCGGGCCGTCCGGAGCCGGCAAGTCCACCCTGCTGCACCTGCTCGGCGGGCTGCAGCGGCCGGACGCGGGCAGCGTCTGGCTGGACGGCCGGTGCACGGACTCCTTCAGCGAGGCCCGCTGGGCGGTGGAGCGGCGCAAGGCCATCGGGATCGTCTTCCAGTTCTTCAACCTGGTGTCGAACCTGTCCGTCGCCGACAACGTCGAGCTGCCCGCTCTGCTGGCCGGCGTCCCGCCGAAGAAGGCGCGTGCCGAGCGGGAGGCGCTCCTCGCCGAGCTGGGACTGGAGGGCAAGGAGCGCAGCATGCCGGGCGAGCTGTCCGGCGGCGAGCAGCAGCGGGTCGCACTGGCCCGGGCGCTGGTCAACCATCCGCCGCTGCTCCTCGCCGACGAGCCGGCCGGCAGCCTGGACAGCAAGGGCACCCGCGAGGTGATGCGGCTGCTGTCCCGCTTCCACGCACGCGGCCAGAGCATCGTCCTGGTCACCCACGACGCCCGGCTGGCCAGCGCCGCGGACCGGGTGATCAGCTTCTTCGACGGCCGCATAGCCGACGACGCGACCCTGGACGCGACGCCGTCGCCCCGGCGGGGCGGTATCTCCGGGGTGCTGGAGCTGAGGGACTGA
- a CDS encoding carbohydrate ABC transporter permease produces MTATTVEKQQAGPRAAGPAPVRRGRRRGRLIALLFVFPALLLLGALVVYPVLFSVGRSFFDASGTRFVGGANYAEMFRDPATLKAIRNTTIWVVVAPALLTGLGLILAVLVEKVRWATAFKLLLFMPMAVSFLAAGIIFRLAYDEDPDKGVLNAAVVSVHDAFQGTSTYPTARGRAGLLTQDRDGSYRTTASPGDTVTLPMVGVLPKDLPGNASPARTAAARKAAPGELRGVVYLDFTPGGGGKQGRVDAKESGLPGMKVQAVRDGETVATATTAADGSFRFSGLDRGSYTVKLPESNFAPPYQGVSWLGPTLVTPAIIGAYLWIWTGFAMVLIGAGLSTLPRDALEAARMDGANEWQIFRRITVPLLAPVLTVVFVTLVINVMKVFDLVYIIAPGPVQEDATVLATQMWLVSFGGGNDQGLGSALGVLLLLLVIPAMVFNVRRFRNSQR; encoded by the coding sequence ATGACCGCCACCACTGTCGAGAAGCAGCAGGCGGGCCCGCGGGCCGCCGGCCCGGCGCCCGTGCGCCGCGGCCGGCGGCGCGGCCGGCTCATCGCCCTGCTCTTCGTCTTCCCCGCGCTGCTCCTGCTCGGCGCCCTCGTCGTCTACCCGGTGCTGTTCTCCGTCGGCCGCAGCTTCTTCGACGCGTCCGGCACCCGGTTCGTCGGCGGCGCCAACTACGCCGAGATGTTCCGCGACCCGGCGACCCTGAAGGCCATCCGCAACACCACCATCTGGGTCGTCGTCGCCCCCGCCCTGCTCACCGGCCTCGGCCTGATCCTGGCCGTCCTGGTGGAGAAGGTCCGCTGGGCGACCGCCTTCAAACTGCTCCTGTTCATGCCGATGGCGGTGTCCTTCCTCGCCGCCGGCATCATCTTCCGGCTCGCCTACGACGAGGACCCGGACAAGGGCGTGCTCAACGCGGCCGTCGTCTCCGTCCACGACGCCTTCCAGGGCACGTCGACCTACCCGACCGCCCGTGGCCGCGCCGGACTGCTCACCCAGGACCGGGACGGCTCCTACCGTACGACCGCCTCGCCGGGTGACACGGTGACGCTGCCGATGGTCGGCGTCCTGCCCAAGGACCTGCCCGGCAACGCCTCGCCCGCCCGCACGGCCGCCGCCCGGAAGGCCGCGCCCGGCGAACTGCGCGGCGTCGTCTACCTGGACTTCACCCCCGGCGGGGGCGGCAAGCAGGGCAGGGTCGACGCCAAGGAGAGCGGCCTGCCCGGCATGAAGGTCCAGGCGGTGCGCGACGGGGAGACGGTCGCGACCGCGACCACCGCCGCCGACGGCTCCTTCCGCTTCTCCGGGCTGGACCGGGGCTCGTACACGGTGAAACTGCCCGAGTCGAACTTCGCCCCGCCCTACCAGGGCGTCTCCTGGCTCGGCCCCACCCTCGTCACCCCCGCGATCATCGGCGCCTACCTGTGGATCTGGACCGGTTTCGCGATGGTCCTGATCGGCGCGGGCCTCTCCACGCTCCCCCGTGACGCCCTGGAGGCCGCCCGGATGGACGGGGCCAACGAGTGGCAGATCTTCCGCCGGATCACCGTCCCGCTGCTCGCGCCCGTGCTCACCGTGGTCTTCGTGACCCTGGTGATCAACGTGATGAAGGTCTTCGACCTCGTCTACATCATCGCGCCCGGCCCGGTGCAGGAGGACGCCACCGTCCTCGCCACCCAGATGTGGCTGGTCTCCTTCGGCGGCGGCAACGACCAGGGCCTCGGCAGCGCCCTCGGCGTGCTGCTCCTGCTCCTGGTGATCCCCGCGATGGTCTTCAACGTCCGCCGTTTCCGCAACAGTCAGCGATGA